The following are from one region of the Salvia splendens isolate huo1 chromosome 2, SspV2, whole genome shotgun sequence genome:
- the LOC121792372 gene encoding myosin-11-like isoform X3 yields MLKLLEITIPVLFDTHCSRFGKFVEIQFDKHGRISGAAIRTYLLERSRVCQVSDPERNYHIFYLLCAAPKEEIDKYKLDHPKSFHYLNQSKCYELVGVSDANEYLETRRAMDIVGISKSDQEAILRVVAAILHIGNIEFGKGKEVDSSIPKDDKAQFHLKTTAELLKCDPVALQDALCKRVMITPEEVIKRCLDPLSATFSRDGLAKTIYSRLFDWLVDKINNSIGQDKNSKTLIGVLDIYGFESFKHNSFEQFCINFTNEKLQQHFNQHVFKMEQEEYTKEEIDWSYIEFVDNQDVLDLIEKKPGGIIALLDEACMFPKSTHETFCNKLYQTFKVHKRFIKPKLSRTDFTVGHYAGEVQYQSDHFLDKNKDYVVPEYQDLLGSSKCPFVAGLFPPIAEESSKSSKFSSIGSRFKLQLQQLMETLNATEPHYIRCVKPNNLLKPAIFENQNILQQLRCGGVLEAIRISCAGYPTRRPFFEFLNRFGLLATEALQGSYNEKSACQKILEKKGIKGFQVGKTKIFLRAGQMAELDARRTEVLSSAAKIIQQRRRTHIARKQFMATIDASIQLQSFCRGRLASKHFVRIKAEAAALKVQRNTRRFIARKAYSTLQRSVLVIQTGLRSMDAHNKFRFMRGTKAATIIQARCRSHRASSYYKDLKRGAIVTQCRWRGRVAKRELRMLKKAARDTGALKEAKDKLEKQLEELTWRLQLEKRLRADLEEAKNQEMAKLRSSMEEMQKKVDEMSALVVKEREAAKKAIEEAPPVIQETPVYVEDTAKIESLNGEVENLKASLQNEQETSEELRKNYALAQESVEERSAKLEEAEKKNQQLQESLKGVEEKLNNVESENKVLRQQAVSMAPNKFLSGRSKSIMQRSDSSKGFGDVKLHVEVHSPRSPTLSTPRSPTFSTPRSPTFSEADDKPQKSLNEKQQENQELLIRCISQHLGFSGNRPIAACIIYKCLLQWRSFEVERTSVFDRIIQTIGHGIERIQDNNDMLSYWLSNASTLLLLLQRTLKASGAAGMAPVRRRSSSATLFGRMSISQSFRGTPAGVNLPGLPGGVESLRQVEAKYPALLFKQQLTAFVEKIYGMIRDNLKKEISPLLGLCIQAPRTSRASLVKGSSRSVTNTAAQQALIAHWQGIVNSLGNFLNTLKANHVPPMLVRKVFTQIFSFINVQLFNSLLLRRECCSFSNGEYVKAGLAELDQWCGTATEKYSGLAWDELKHIRQAIGFLVVHQKPKKSLDEISHELCPVLSIQQLYRISTMYWDDKYGTHSVSSEVISNMRLLMTEDSNNAVSNSFLLDDDSSIPFSVDEISKSMDQIDIADVDPPPLMGENSGFSFLLPRICE; encoded by the exons ATGCTAAAACTGTTAGAAATAACAATTCCAG TCTTATTTGATACACACTGCAGTCGTTTTGGTAAATTTGTGGAGATTCAGTTTGACAAGCATGGGAGAATATCAGGAGCAGCTATCAGAACCTACCTTCTTGAAAGATCTCGTGTTTGCCAAGTTTCTGATCCTGAGCGTAACTATCACATCTTTTACCTCTTATGTGCAGCACCAAAAGAG GAAATTGACAAGTACAAATTAGATCATCCTAAATCATTTCACTATCTTAACCAATCAAAATGCTATGAGCTGGTTGGTGTGAGTGATGCCAATGAGTACCTTGAGACTAGACGGGCAATGGATATAGTTGGGATAAGTAAATCAGATCAG GAAGCAATATTAAGGGTAGTTGCTGCTATCCTTCACATTGGTAATATTGAATTTGGAAAGGGAAAAGAAGTCGACTCATCGATCCCGAAAGATGACAAAGCCCAATTCCATCTGAAAACAACTGCCGAACTTCTAAA GTGTGATCCTGTGGCATTGCAAGATGCACTTTGTAAACGTGTGATGATCACTCCTGAAGAAGTTATCAAGAGATGCCTTGACCCTCTTAGTGCTACATTTAGCAGGGATGGATTGGCTAAGACAATATATTCTAGACTGTTTGATTG GCTGGTGGATAAGATCAATAACTCAATTGGGCaagataaaaattcaaaaactcTGATTGGGGTCCTAGATATTTATGGTTTCGAGAGCTTTAAACACAACAG TTTTGAACAGTTCTGCATCAACTTTACAAACGAGAAGCTGCAGCAACATTTTAATCAG CACGTCTTTAAAATGGAACAAGAAGAATACACTAAGGAGGAAATTGATTGGAGCTACATTGAGTTTGTCGACAACCAAGATGTTTTAGATCTAATTGAGAAG AAACCTGGTGGCATTATTGCTCTGCTTGATGAAGCTTG TATGTTCCCAAAATCAACTCATGAGACATTCTGTAATAAGCTCTATCAGACTTTCAAAGTTCATAAGCGCTTCATCAAGCCAAAATTATCCCGTACAGATTTTACTGTTGGACATTATGCTGGAGAG GTTCAATACCAGTCTGACCATTTCTTAGACAAAAATAAAGACTATGTTGTACCAGAGTATCAGGATCTTTTAGGTTCTTCCAAATGTCCTTTTGTAGCAGGGCTTTTCCCTCCAATAGCTGAAGAGAGCTCGAAATCTTCGAAGTTTTCTTCCATTGGTTCGCGTTTTAAG TTGCAACTACAACAATTGATGGAGACTCTAAATGCTACTGAACCTCACTACATTAGATGTGTAAAGCCAAATAATCTTCTTAAACCAGCTATATTTGAAAATCAGAACATCTTGCAGCAGCTACGTTGTGGT GGTGTCTTAGAGGCAATCAGGATCAGCTGTGCTGGTTATCCTACACGCCGTCCTTTTTTTGAATTCTTGAACAGATTTGGGCTTCTTGCAACTGAAGCTTTGCAAGGCAG TTATAACGAAAAATCGGCATGCCAGAAGATTTTGGAAAAGAAAGGGATCAAAGGTTTTCAG GTGGGCAAAACAAAAATCTTCCTAAGAGCAGGTCAAATGGCTGAACTGGATGCTCGTCGAACAGAAGTTCTTAGTTCTGCAGCAAAAATTATACAACAGCGGAGACGAACACATATTGCTCGTAAACAGTTTATGGCTACGATAGATGCTTCCATACAGCTGCAATCATTTTGCAGAG GCAGATTAGCGTCCAAACATTTCGTGAGAATAAAAGCAGAAGCAGCTGCTTTAAAAGTTCAACGGAACACACGCAGGTTCATTGCTAGAAAAGCTTACAGCACACTCCAGAGATCTGTTCTTGTTATACAAACAGGTTTACGTAGCATGGACGCCCATAATAAATTTAGATTTATGAGAGGAACTAAAGCTGCGACTATTATTCAG GCTCGGTGCCGGAGTCATAGAGCTTCATCTTACTATAAAGATCTGAAAAGGGGAGCCATAGTTACACAATGTCGATGGAGGGGGAGAGTAGCCAAAAGAGAACTACGGATGCTTAAAAAG GCTGCAAGGGATACAGGTGCACTCAAAGAGGCTAAAGATAAACTAGAAAAACAGTTAGAGGAACTCACGTGGCGGTTGCAGCTCGAAAAACGATTGAGG GCtgacttggaagaagccaaaaaTCAAGAGATGGCGAAGTTGCGGAGTTCTATGGAAGAAATGCAGAAGAAAGTTGATGAAATGAGTGCTCTAGTTGTTAAGGAACGGGAGGCTGCCAAAAAGGCAATTGAAGAAGCACCTCCTGTTATCCAGGAAACCCCAGTTTATGTTGAAGATACtgcaaaaattgaatctttaaaTGGAGAAGTTGAAAATTTAAAG GCTTCTTTGCAAAATGAACAGGAAACTTCTGAAGAATTGCGAAAGAATTATGCTCTGGCACAGGAATCTGTTGAGGAGAGGAGTGCAAAATTAGAGGAGGCAGAAAAGAAAAATCAACAATTACAGGAATCATTGAAAGG GGTGGAAGAGAAGCTGAATAATGTGGAGTCAGAGAATAAAGTTCTTCGTCAACAGGCTGTATCAATGGCGCCAAATAAATTTCTCTCCGGACGCTCTAAATCAATCATGCAG AGGTCTGATAGTAGCAAAGGATTTGGGGATGTTAAGCTACATGTG GAGGTGCACAGCCCCCGTAGCCCAACATTGTCAACTCCCCGTAGCCCAACATTTTCAACTCCCCGTAGCCCAACATTTTCAGAAGCTGATGACAAACCTCAGAAATCACTTAATGAGAAGCAACAGGAAAATCAGGAGTTGCTCATTCGCTGTATATCTCAGCACTTGGGCTTTTCTGGAAACAGGCCGATAGCAGCTTGTATCATCTACAAGTGCCTTCTACAATGGAGATCATTTGAAGTTGAGCGGACAAGTGTGTTTGACCGTATCATCCAGACCATAGGTCATGGTATTGAG AGAATCCAAGACAACAATGATATGCTGTCTTATTGGTTATCAAATGCTTCGACCCTACTGTTGCTCCTCCAGCGTACCCTGAAAGCAAGTGGTGCAGCTGGAATGGCTCCTGTACGCCGTCGGTCTTCCTCAGCCACTTTGTTTGGCAGGATGTCAATTTCACAA AGCTTCCGAGGAACTCCAGCAGGAGTAAATCTTCCTGGCCTGCCTGGTGGAGTAGAGAGCTTACGCCAGGTAGAAGCCAAATACCCTGCCTTGCTGTTCAAGCAGCAACTTACAGCGTTTGTTGAAAAGATCTATGGAATGATAAGAGATAATCTAAAGAAGGAGATATCTCCGTTGCTTGGTTTGTGTATTCAG GCACCAAGAACTTCTAGAGCGAGCTTAGTTAAGGGGTCGTCACGTTCAGTCACGAACACAGCAGCCCAGCAAGCTTTGATTGCTCACTGGCAGGGAATAGTGAACAGCCTGGGGAACTTTTTAAACACTTTAAAAGCGAATCAT GTACCACCTATGTTAGTCCGCAAGGTGTTCACACAGATATTTTCGTTTATCAATGTTCAACTATTCAACAG TCTTCTATTGAGACGAGAATGCTGCTCATTTAGTAATGGGGAATATGTTAAAGCAGGACTGGCTGAATTAGATCAGTGGTGTGGCACAGCAACTGAAAAG TATTCAGGTTTAGCTTGGGATGAGCTTAAGCATATTAGACAGGCTATTGGATTTCTG GTTGTACACCAAAAACCGAAGAAATCATTGGATGAGATAAGTCATGAACTTTGCCCA GTGCTGAGCATTCAGCAATTGTATCGGATCAGTACAATGTACTGGGATGATAAGTATGGCACACACAGCGTATCTTCAGAA GTTATATCCAATATGAGACTGTTGATGACGGAAGATTCAAATAATGCAGTAAGCAATTCCTTTTTGTTGGATGATGATTCCAG CATACCTTTCTCAGTAGATGAGATATCGAAGTCAATGGACCAGATAGACATTGCTGACGTCGACCCTCCTCCACTAATGGGTGAGAACTCGGGCTTCAGCTTTTTGCTACCGCGCATTTGTGAGTAG